A single Mesomycoplasma bovoculi M165/69 DNA region contains:
- a CDS encoding HinT-interacting membrane complex protein P80 produces MKSLHFFKKVAKLNSKNQPNLNNDDESKKISKKKKIIFSTLGVGSLVAIIGVGIGVPISVASQQGQDAKLRKLSDVAVVLKSKNGSNDITVGQLLKIFESNPSKEKEDFQEAKKTLIKYLYDQEYEASKLFQKAWDSSNTDKTQNNSRKFELQSYDEIRDSQKKVLEDERARYQKTYGFNNWESEFNKHLNTDPRFGNATTFDQAVDNLTISKATDIAFARFKLNFDTSFTRDDIENRIVGADIVDKNNKVVFAKGQKLFKDILVFGENAIAPSIVSPNNGAVAKDQDKNQKVAAFLTKSFIKKYMNPKTIIDEIYSDANAPLKNNFYFYDISQLTLNAKPDSKDANASWTVDKKTLEFLLSYRPLSENQSDNASNVENNLELIQKFQGGLSDDVNQNLNDRILLSTLDYSNNKKNAKSLGRVGLESREELFNKNDASYFLSFLNSFQPKESSDILSKTLFDNLKKSIFKDHESLLPNPSSLAGKSLDEIKQINFELKQFIEGLSDNDLKEVGKAFRDTFGVSQTDGRVKTSYKINDNLKLVLNSNGLNAVAFKTITNYNDFYAIIKKQLQLKANNLIDSNIDSTLDLNSIFSTMTDNDFIQALVMQDPDYVKILTDNSASNIKKNPNFIQSVKQTAKNYLNSYLIKQVLKINQKIQDYILQVTNNNLNSDYKYDMAKEQWELSSTPGVELRDQILKDLETTFGIGTGRK; encoded by the coding sequence ATGAAAAGTTTACACTTTTTTAAAAAAGTTGCAAAACTAAATTCAAAAAACCAACCAAACCTAAATAATGATGATGAATCAAAAAAAATATCTAAGAAGAAAAAAATTATTTTTTCCACTCTAGGTGTTGGTTCTTTAGTGGCTATAATTGGTGTTGGTATTGGTGTTCCTATTTCAGTTGCTTCTCAACAAGGTCAAGATGCAAAACTTCGCAAGTTGAGTGATGTAGCTGTTGTGCTCAAAAGTAAAAATGGTTCAAATGATATTACAGTTGGGCAACTTTTGAAGATTTTTGAATCAAATCCAAGTAAAGAAAAAGAAGATTTTCAAGAAGCTAAAAAAACTTTAATCAAATATTTGTATGATCAAGAATATGAAGCTTCTAAACTTTTTCAAAAAGCTTGGGATAGTTCTAACACTGATAAAACACAAAATAATTCTCGAAAATTTGAACTTCAATCTTATGATGAAATTAGAGATTCCCAAAAAAAAGTTTTAGAAGATGAAAGAGCTAGATACCAAAAAACATATGGTTTTAACAATTGAGAATCTGAATTTAATAAACATTTAAATACTGATCCTCGTTTTGGAAATGCAACAACTTTTGATCAAGCTGTGGATAATTTAACAATTTCTAAAGCAACAGATATTGCTTTTGCAAGATTTAAGCTCAATTTTGATACAAGTTTTACTCGTGATGACATTGAAAATCGCATTGTAGGAGCTGATATTGTTGATAAAAATAATAAAGTAGTTTTTGCTAAAGGACAAAAACTATTTAAAGATATTTTAGTTTTTGGCGAAAATGCTATTGCACCATCAATTGTTAGTCCAAATAATGGTGCTGTGGCAAAAGATCAAGATAAAAATCAAAAAGTAGCAGCATTTTTAACTAAATCATTCATCAAAAAATATATGAATCCAAAAACAATCATTGATGAAATTTATAGCGATGCAAATGCCCCTCTAAAAAATAATTTTTATTTTTATGATATTTCACAACTCACTTTAAATGCCAAACCTGATTCTAAAGATGCAAATGCCTCTTGAACTGTTGATAAAAAAACTTTAGAATTTTTATTAAGTTACCGTCCATTGAGTGAAAATCAATCAGATAATGCTTCAAATGTTGAAAATAATTTAGAATTAATTCAAAAATTTCAAGGTGGATTGTCTGATGATGTTAATCAAAATTTAAATGATAGAATTTTATTAAGTACTTTAGATTATTCAAACAACAAAAAAAATGCTAAATCATTAGGTCGTGTTGGTTTAGAAAGTCGTGAAGAGTTATTTAACAAAAATGATGCAAGTTACTTTTTATCATTTCTAAACAGTTTTCAGCCAAAAGAATCTAGTGACATTTTGTCTAAAACATTGTTTGACAACTTAAAAAAATCTATTTTCAAAGATCATGAAAGTCTTTTACCTAACCCATCATCATTAGCTGGTAAATCATTAGATGAGATAAAACAAATTAACTTTGAATTAAAACAATTTATTGAAGGCCTAAGTGATAATGATTTGAAAGAAGTTGGAAAAGCATTCCGTGACACATTTGGAGTATCACAAACTGATGGTCGGGTTAAAACTAGCTATAAAATAAATGATAATTTAAAATTAGTATTAAATTCAAATGGTTTAAATGCTGTTGCTTTTAAAACAATAACTAATTACAATGATTTTTATGCAATTATTAAAAAACAATTACAACTAAAAGCAAATAATTTAATCGATTCCAACATTGATAGTACTTTAGATTTAAATAGTATTTTTAGCACTATGACTGATAATGACTTTATTCAAGCACTTGTAATGCAAGATCCAGATTATGTTAAAATTTTGACAGATAATTCAGCATCTAACATTAAAAAAAATCCAAACTTTATACAATCAGTCAAACAAACTGCAAAAAATTATTTAAATTCATATTTAATTAAGCAAGTTTTAAAAATCAATCAAAAAATTCAAGATTATATTTTACAAGTAACAAATAATAATCTAAATTCTGATTACAAATATGATATGGCCAAAGAACAATGAGAGCTAAGTTCAACACCAGGCGTTGAGCTTAGAGATCAAATTCTAAAAGATCTTGAAACTACATTTGGAATTGGAACAGGGAGAAAATAA